In Aspergillus nidulans FGSC A4 chromosome II, a single window of DNA contains:
- a CDS encoding uncharacterized protein (transcript_id=CADANIAT00004658), whose protein sequence is MDCESAQSAAGIDPKILDSYQSDTVFTIPWENSGYERPLDWDTSQDSNHSDSEFADLSGSTGLLGQPGDYHSDDCSSKHATSPDKFGLADASVEGTLSSTVSPKTLPSADDNFQLDESWPPLQMFNNMMAGFPMEGSLLYSYAKEPASADAFIVEDGSAIPRGQGLSDISSDHFMPFQSISHAFPFTNESWAEPLASIESMPRQAPVAVGMGPQQVNRGSKHGDGYQNTIQFLETRWLDSLESQLPSNMTSPSSFSTFPQRPIIIKDEVTGQDMFQYKSENSSVSDDIPGTYDFYSATGDDVPAFADRQLDEEWKLEKNEASLEDSNEPQTATAFAVSEDPETLFSSVPSSSRASPLTTQRPSARPQPLAVQSAAIKKRKKRTSIVALNQDSHKPLQIVQEDGQGGSIASADFVSPPRGARRKGPLTMAGRANAGMRRKNKDTCVQCRLNKRKCDGNAPCEACRPTLHEQPCARACFSSIVEYGTCNYISQRAINHPTLDKSGRVRLNIPSEFDLNDLLSFLGERQGKFNIRASQAWGSLYVLDLGETYKFLRGLSEYNGNSRSNFLEFIDRRIVESKDKSKNWLTCVKDCDPMRNIYTLLSQWNNMPSRASYSFIPLDAGSEEKPMDVRNPEHQREILLAAQLSRIVCRMLEVEGFRKLERDFYNIKWKQISQETHMNFLKELGHILLTLRWRVSWWKRLGDGGREPDPTKQHYVERVDLLCRILYVYYTCVLAKLPSWCASEVPKGIWSTYADAENPVWDDFPVDPTDDGFKAWIERGAELIEQSGAPVRVAKI, encoded by the exons ATGGACTGCGAGAGTGCTCAATCCGCTGCGGGCATTGACCCCAAGATCCTCGATAGCTATCAATCAGACACCGTCTTCACTATACCGTGGGAAAACTCAGGCTACGAGCGGCCGCTGGATTGGGATACGAGTCAGGATTCGAACCATAGCGACTCTGAGTTCGCAGACCTTAGCGGAAGCACTGGTCTTCTGGGACAGCCCGGCGATTACCACAGCGATGATTGCAG TAGCAAACATGCAACATCGCCAGACAAGTTCGGGCTAGCCGATGCATCTGTGGAGGGGACCCTCAGCAGCACCGTGAGCCCGAAAACCCTGCCTTCCGCCGACGATAACTTTCAGCTGGATGAGTCATGGCCGCCCTTGCAGATGTTCAATAATATGATGGCCGGTTTCCCAATGGAAGGTTCTCTTCTCTACTCATACGCCAAGGAGCCGGCTTCTGCAGACGCGTTCATTGTCGAGGATGGCTCCGCAATACCGCGGGGACAGGGACTGTCTGATATCTCGTCGGATCACTTTATGCCGTTCCAAAGCATTTCGCATGCATTCCCGTTCACAAATGAATCCTGGGCTGAGCCGCTCGCCAGTATCGAGTCCATGCCCAGACAAGCTCCTGTTGCCGTTGGTATGGGTCCGCAGCAAGTCAACCGGGGTTCCAAACACGGCGACGGCTACCAGAACACTATACAGTTCCTGGAGACGCGCTGGCTTGACAGTCTCGAGTCGCAGTTGCCTAGCAACATgacctcgccctcgtcgTTTTCTACATTTCCCCAGCGGCCTATAATCATCAAGGATGAAGTAACGGGCCAAGACATGTTTCAGTATAAGTCTGAAAACTCGTCTGTATCTGATGATATCCCTGGAACCTATGATTTCTACTCTGCTACTGGAGACGACGTCCCGGCTTTCGCGGATCGCCAactggatgaagagtggaAACTCGAGAAGAACGAGGCATCGTTAGAAGATTCAAATGAACCTCAGACTGCTACTGCATTTGCTGTGAGCGAAGATCCAGAGACGCTATTCTCTTCCGTTCCTTCAAGCTCGAGAGCTTCACCTCTCACTACGCAACGCCCATCTGCTAGGCCACAACCACTTGCAGTCCAGTCTGCTGCGATCAAGAAACGCAAAAAACGTACTTCAATTGTCGCTTTGAATCAAGATAGCCACAAGCCATTGCAGATTGTTCAGGAAGACGGTCAAGGTGGATCTATTGCGTCTGCTGATTTCGTTTCTCCACCCCGTGGTGCTCGTCGCAAGGGGCCTTTGACCATGGCTGGTAGGGCTAATGCTGGAATGCGAAGAAAGAACAAGGACACTTGCGTCCAGTGTCGGTTGAACAAGCGAAAG TGTGATGGAAATGCTCCGTGCGAAGCCTGCCGTCCCACGCTTCATGAACAGCCATGCGCCCGAGCATGTTTCTCAAGCATTGTCGAGTATGGAACGTGCAATTATATCT CTCAACGAGCTATCAACCATCCGACTTTGGATAAATCCGGACGCGTTCGATTGAATATTCCCTCCGAGTTCGACCTGAACGACCTGCTTTCCTTCCTTGGCGAGCGACAGGGCAAATTCAACATCCGTGCCAGCCAAGCTTGGGGTTCTCTTTACGTCCTTGACTTAGGAGAAACTTATAAGTTTCTTCGGGGATTGAGCGAGTACAATGGCAACTCCCGCTCAAACTTCCTTGAGTTTATTGATCGACGAATCGTTGAATCGAAAGACAAATCTAAGAACTGGTTGACCTGCGTTAAGGACTGTGACCCAATGCGCAATATCTAT ACCCTACTATCCCAATGGAACAATATGCCGAGTCGTGCTAGCTATAGTTTCATCCCTCTTGATGCCGGGAGTGAAGAAAAGCCTATGGATGTCAGAAACCCAGAACATCAGCGAGAAATCCTTCTCGCAGCACAGCTTTCGCGCATCGTTTGCCGCATGCTCGAGGTCGAAGGGTTCCGCAAACTTGAGCGCGATTTCTACAACATCAAATGGAAACAGATATCGCAGGAAACCCATATGAATTTCCTCAAGGAACTAGGACACATCCTTCTCACTCTCCGTTGGCGAGTTTCCTGGTGGAAACGCCTAGGCGATGGCGGCCGCGAACCCGACCCGACCAAGCAGCACTATGTAGAACGAGTCGACCTACTCTGCAGGATTCTTTACGTCTATTACACTTGCGTCTTGGCGAAACTCCCCTCTTGGTGCGCTTCCGAGGTTCCTAAGGGCATCTGGTCTACCTACGCTGACGCAGAGAATCCGGTCTGGGACGACTTCCCGGTTGATCCTACAGACGACGGTTTCAAGGCGTGGATCGAGCGAGGGGCAGAGCTCATCGAGCAATCTGGGGCGCCCGTCCGAGTTGCGAAGATTTGA
- a CDS encoding 5'/3'-nucleotidase SurE (transcript_id=CADANIAT00004659) yields the protein MVGMIMKSQDQHLAEAFRGPFPEGAETRRSQTTHLDLSGNLRWLVNDDGPPSRRLSPYVGPLVHALKSAGHLVSVAIPAASRSWIGKAHIIEAPLKATYVPPAAFRNDGTWDELHEVDSESESETEWPWVVITNGTPAACVQLGLFNLFTDRPPIDLVISGPNHGRNASTIYNLSSGTVGGALEAATCGKRGVAVSFGSKDEQPMDIIEAAARLAVRIVHHLMENWDERVELYNLNIPMRLDVETRPVLYTRTLPYYWSRGCLYAEVGGHGAAEAGVGVKKAMTNGITNGHAHVNGEAEKEKVTDIETLSNGVQTNGTKPTSTLRSRDFKWSAELTDMKKALQASEEGTDAHTVLNGSTSVTPLCANFWYVPGLEGPLHL from the exons ATGGTTGGGATGATCATGAAGTCACAAGACCAGCATTTGGCCGAAGCCTTTCGGGGCCCCTTTCCGGAGGGAGCAGAGACACGCCGAAGCCAAACGACTCATCTGGATCTGAGCGGAAACCTCCGATGG CTAGTCAACGACGATGGTCCGCCCTCGCGGCGATTATCCCCCTATGTCGGTCCTCTCGTCCACGCCCTCAAAAGCGCAGGTCACCTCGTTTCCGTTGCCATTCCTGCAGCATCCCGCTCTTGGATCGGCAAAGCCCACATCATCGAAGCACCTCTGAAAGCAACCTATGTGCCGCCAGCCGCGTTCCGCAACGACGGCACCTGGGACGAACTCCATGAAGTGGACTCTGAATCTGAAAGCGAAACAGAATGGCCCTGGGTGGTCATCACCAATGGCACTCCCGCAGCTTGCGTGCAActcggcctcttcaacctctttACTGACCGGCCGCCCATCGACCTCGTAATCTCAGGTCCCAACCACGGCCGCAACGCATCAACTATCTACAATTTATCTTCAGGGACTGTAGGAGGTGCGCTCGAAGCCGCGACCTGTGGAAAGCGCGGAGTTGCCGTTTCCTTCGGCAGCAAGGACGAGCAACCCATGGATATTATTGAGGCTGCGGCGCGGCTAGCTGTGCGGATTGTGCACCATCTGATGGAGAACTGGGATGAAAGAGTTGAGCTTTATAACCTGAACATTCCGATGCGGCTTGATGTTGAGACGAGACCGGTGCTGTACACGCGGACCTTGCCATATTATTGGTCGAGAGGATGTCTGTATGCGGAGGTTGGTGGTCATGGAGCTGCGGAGGCAGGTGTGGGtgtgaagaaggcgatgacAAATGGTATCACAAATGGCCATGCTCATGTGAAcggggaggcggagaaggaaaaggtgaCGGATATTGAGACGCTCAGCAATGGTGTGCAGACGAACGGAACCAAGCCAACCTCGACCCTCAGATCGCGCGATTTCAAGTGGTCCGCTGAGCTCACGGACATGAAGAAAGCCCTGCAGGCCAGTGAAGAGGGTACAGACGCTCATACTGTGTTAAACGGGAGCACCAG TGTGACGCCTCTCTGCGCAAACTTCTGGTATGTACCGGGGTTAGAGGGGCCTTTGCATCTTTGA
- a CDS encoding DUF5427 domain-containing protein MTC1 (transcript_id=CADANIAT00004660), with protein MRFVVDDDAAYKVQNDYCSRGISQIFSQDALYSLEFGFERKVLLTSFLNNGQNRTMPPKGAKPTSDELLAQFDNLGIESSADPSTKPATTTTTAAPTQSDEDILAELGSLAAQRPASRTGTPRTSLAEQRTSTKSPKPATPAGPTSEDKPAPRKSGDSAQNNQAADAQPTSRKEPPVEGKASSSGGGSWWGGIFATATATASAAMKQAEAAVKEIQQNEEALKWAEQVKGNVGALKDLGGELRSIAIPTFTSLIHTIAPPISSHERLQIHVTHDLSGYPSLDPLVYAVFSRVMSQVEGGDLLVIQRGQESAPKRGQDNSASTAGWRDGPWWRTVTPGNPRSISAVPGLVEATKLCRASAEGYAAEYYASRGGVEEAAKQATQVLSETNPVRSSDIFLAIQAVAQTTSTADLFQAGPATEKAVPEGVVDVPDAPEEEVAFALYLHDPIHGIAFHTVSQAVPQKWINWLDASSAPAHNPDPESDSHVPQAVVPEDIAEIIEGGGVDPREWAAEWIEEAISLAVGVVAQRYVARRMGVGESAAAKGKMRAEQASVVESGAGEAARAL; from the exons ATGCGCTT CGtggttgatgacgatgcGGCTTATAAAGTGCAAAACGACTACTGCTCAAGGGGCATTAGCCAAATCTTCTCTCAAGATGCGCTATACAGTCTCGAGTTCGGTTTCGAAAGGAAAGTT CTTCTAACCTCCTTTTTGAACAACGGACAAAATCGAACAATGCCACCAAAGGGTGCAAAACCGACCAGTGACGAACTCCTTGCCCAGTTCGACAACCTAGGCATCGAGTCGTCAGCGGATCCCTCGACGAAGCCtgcaaccacaaccaccactgCCGCCCCTACCCAGTCCGATGAGGATATTCTGGCGGAACTGGGGTCCCTAGCAGCCCAGCGCCCTGCAAGCCGGACTGGAACCCCGCGTACATCACTCGCCGAGCAAAGGACATCAACAAAATCGCCCAAACCCGCGACGCCTGCTGGGCCAACGAGCGAGGACAAGCCCGCTCCTCGAAAGTCTGGGGACAGTGCTCAGAACAATCAAGCTGCAGATGCGCAGCCTACTTCTAGAAAGGAGCCGCCGGTTGAGGGGAAGGCATCGTCTAGTGGCGGGGGGAGCTGGTGGGGAGGGATCTTTGCGACTGCAACGGCAACTGCTTCTGCGGCTATGAAGcaggccgaggccgccgTGAAAGAAATCCAACAGAACGAAGAGGCTCTGAAGTGGGCTGAGCAGGTGAAAGGGAATGTTGGCGCGCTGAAAGACTTAG GCGGCGAGCTTCGCAGCATTGCTATACCTACGTTTACCTCGCTCATCCACACAATCGCACCGCCGATCTCCTCACACGAACGCCTTCAGATCCATGTCACACACGATCTGTCAGGCTATCCCAGCCTCGATCCGCTCGTCTATGCGGTTTTTTCACGCGTAATGTCTCAGGTTGAAGGGGGAGATTTGCTGGTCATTCAGAGAGGACAGGAATCCGCCCCGAAGCGTGGGCAAGACAACAGCGCATCGACCGCAGGCTGGCGTGATGGCCCCTGGTGGCGAACAGTCACCCCGGGTAACCCCCGCAGCATCTCAGCCGTGCCCGGGCTTGTAGAGGCAACAAAGCTTTGCCGAGCCAGCGCAGAGGGCTACGCTGCCGAATACTACGCCTCCAGAGGCggggttgaagaagccgcGAAGCAGGCTACTCAGGTCCTTAGCGAAACCAACCCCGTCCGAAGCAGCgacatcttcctcgccattcaAGCTGTCGCCCAGACGACGTCAACCGCCGACCTCTTCCAGGCCGGCCCGGCAACGGAAAAGGCCGTTCCAGAGGGTGTAGTGGATGTTCCTGACGCTCCGGAAGAAGAGGTCGCCTTCGCCCTGTACCTTCACGATCCAATCCACGGCATCGCGTTCCATACCGTATCACAAGCCGTGCCCCAGAAATGGATCAACTGGCTCGACGCGTCCTCAGCCCCTGCACATAACCCCGACCCTGAATCTGATAGCCACGTGCCCCAAGCCGTCGTCCCAGAAGACATTGCTGAGATCATTGAGGGTGGTGGTGTCGACCCTCGTGAATGGGCAGCTGAGTGGATTGAGGAAGCAATCTCGCTTGCTGTTGGCGTCGTCGCGCAGCGCTACGTCGCACGTAGGATGGGCGTAGGtgagtctgctgctgcaaaggGGAAGATGCGTGCTGAGCAGGCATCTGTTGTGGAAAGTGGAGCTGGGGAAGCTGCGCGGGCGCTGTGA
- a CDS encoding carboxymuconolactone decarboxylase family protein (transcript_id=CADANIAT00004661): MRLPYVADPPPTSTPEEAEILARVQTRRAPNGLLPLDRALLHSFPVADGWNSFLGAIRQRTSLSSVIRELVISRVAIVNGALFEWEQHSPLLSQAGLSDAALQVVEDADADIAAKVLEGVLTPAEGAVLSYTDAMTKTVTVRDEIFEAVKERFNEREVVEITATAAAYNCYARKAQSII; the protein is encoded by the exons ATGCGCCTCCCATACGTCGCCGATCCGCCACCAACCAGCACgcctgaagaggctgaaATTCTCGCCCGAGTGCAGACCCGACGTGCCCCCAATGGCCTTCTACCACTAGATCGGGCGCTTCTGCACTCATTCCCAGTCGCAGACGGGTGGAATTCATTTCTGGGTGCAATTCGTCAGCGGACCAGTCTCAGTTCGGTGATCCGTGAGCTCGTCATCTCCCGCGTGGCCATAGTCAACGGCGCCCTGTTCGAGTGGGAGCAGCACTCGCCCTTGCTATCACAGGCTGGACTGAGTGATGCAGCGCTTCAAGTCGTTGAGGACGCGGACGCCGATATCGCTGCAAAGGTTTTAGAGGGAGTATTGACTCCTGCTGAGGGCGCTGTTTTGTCATACACCGATGCTATGACGAAGACTGTTACTGTGCGAGACGAAATTTTTGAGGCAGTTAAGGAGCGGTTCAACGAGCGAGAGGTGGTTGAGATCACGgcaactgctgctgcatataaCTGC TATGCAAGGAAGGCTCAATCTATTATCTAA
- a CDS encoding protein fscA (transcript_id=CADANIAT00004662) — MESHTSEMASQDSPLRRKFSEPLHTKSDSTKTTPSPAPDASICAKCGEHIESSADMSLDAAIKRHMDYKHLTAKDMAPYKNHENGIDYESQTYDGDEDDEQVENGDLVVDQANGSPRSADYNDGNVEVAEEELAEATETYIGKKRATLDSDRAGVNGDGEVPEGESDVALSNQLHEFSRDEYSASIEKRLHNLWNIHDVREFTKDYEENTSEMNETWATVFHEAKSAKKRNAPEFLQRPDPYKATKVGRGEFLEMAPLEDFLSQLRDPELRTSDELYAITENVAYALKVWQDEFLAIDKLQKLATRHNLKVTSDPRKLERPQVFEDKKEAMLYGYKYDPKEDKVGHQNPFLQGGFKPTPAQYRKMLQKAGPNNPNPDGWRIISKFGVDHVPKFQNPPREDGIAKATRKRKAAELEAASRANESDEAAVAETATPAEPDQDSAKRRSRNRRQGDEPNAENGRSSTPRGRGGRPRGRGAARGGSRAASEAPLAPAPAAGNPAGSTPVSEGLTQARTGVSQLVPIEPAPNGGPATAPDAKPPAGGAQGVLDAAEEARRQKIANSKNPKRTEAMLNHWARFNREGRVRNPKRSKAQIEADRAADAARKASEGAKLGIKQKKKSASPALPNPPRVDAGLAPAPPQPMQLAPPPQLAPGPLPHPHSHPPPHPHPHSHTHTHTSQLPSQLPPLAAPRGLAPYPPPHLDPRPMPPFPLARGPGPLHQPPPQPYRTPYPDYFNSPYGPPPLPPPGHPRP, encoded by the coding sequence ATGGAGAGTCATACTTCAGAGATGGCCAGCCAGGACTCTCCGCTGCGCCGAAAATTCTCCGAACCTCTACACACGAAGTCTGACTCCACCAAAACAACACCATCCCCAGCACCAGATGCTTCAATATGTGCAAAGTGTGGAGAACATATTGAGTCATCCGCTGACATGTCTCTTGATGCCGCCATTAAACGGCATATGGACTATAAACACCTTACCGCCAAAGATATGGCTCCATATAAGAATCATGAAAATGGTATAGATTATGAGAGCCAAACATACGatggcgacgaggatgacgagcAGGTCGAAAATGGAGACCTGGTTGTTGACCAAGCCAATGGCTCACCCCGTTCAGCGGACTACAATGATGGCAATGTCGAagttgccgaagaggaactAGCGGAAGCAACCGAGACCTACATTGGAAAAAAGCGTGCTACGCTTGATTCAGACCGTGCCGGAGTTAATGGTGATGGCGAGGTGCCCGAGGGCGAGTCTGACGTTGCTCTCTCCAACCAACTCCACGAGTTCTCTCGCGATGAGTATTCTGCATCTATCGAGAAGCGCCTTCACAATTTATGGAATATACATGATGTTCGTGAGTTCACCAAAGACTATGAAGAGAACACAAGTGAAATGAACGAGACCTGGGCGACTGTATTCCATGAAGCAAAGAGTGCCAAGAAACGCAATGCTCCAGAATTTCTCCAGCGACCGGATCCCTACAAGGCGACAAAGGTTGGACGCGGCGAGTTCCTTGAGATGGCACCACTTGAGGATTTCTTGTCTCAACTACGCGATCCCGAATTGCGCACCAGTGATGAGCTTTATGCTATCACTGAGAATGTCGCTTATGCCTTGAAAGTGTGGCAGGATGAATTTTTGGCGATCGACAAGCTACAGAAGCTGGCTACTAGGCACAATCTTAAGGTCACGAGCGATCCTCGAAAACTTGAGCGGCCTCAAGTAtttgaggacaagaaggaagCAATGCTTTACGGCTACAAGTACGACCCGAAAGAAGACAAAGTCGGCCATCAGAACCCCTTTTTACAGGGTGGCTTTAAACCAACCCCTGCCCAGTACCGGAAGATGCTTCAGAAAGCTGGCCCGAACAACCCCAATCCTGATGGTTGGCGAATCATCTCTAAATTCGGAGTTGACCATGTTCCCAAGTTCCAAAACCCCCCACGCGAAGATGGAATTGCAAAGGCTACTCGGAAACGCAAGGCTGCTGAACTTGAAGCGGCTAGTCGAGCCAACGAGTCTGATGAAGCTGCAGTTGCCGAAACTGCTACGCCCGCTGAGCCCGACCAAGATTCCGCAAAACGCCGTTCCCGCAACCGTCGCCAAGGTGACGAACCAAATGCCGAGAATGGACGGAGCTCCACCCCACGAGGTCGGGGTGGTCGACCTCGCGGAAGGGGTGCAGCTCGTGGAGGTTCGCGTGCTGCTTCAGAGGCCCCGCTGGCGCCAGCCCCTGCAGCCGGAAACCCGGCTGGCTCAACACCTGTATCAGAGGGCTTAACACAAGCACGAACAGGGGTCTCACAGTTGGTGCCAATTGAACCGGCGCCGAACGGAGGCCCGGCGACTGCACCTGATGCGAAGCCACCAGCAGGAGGTGCGCAAGGTGTGCTTGATGCAGCTGAGGAAGCGCGACGACAGAAAATAGCAAACTCGAAGAATCCAAAACGCACAGAAGCTATGCTTAACCACTGGGCTCGCTTCAACCGAGAAGGACGGGTCCGTAACCCGAAACGATCCAAGGCTCAAATTGAAGCCGATAGAGCTGCAGACGCCGCGAGGAAAGCATCAGAGGGCGCGAAGCTCGGGatcaagcagaagaagaaatcagCCAGCCCTGCTCTCCCCAACCCTCCACGAGTCGACGCCGGCCTTGCCCCTgcaccgccgcagccaatGCAGTTGGCTCCCCCGCCCCAGTTGGCCCCAggacctcttcctcaccctcactctcatcctcctcctcaccccCACCCTCACTCTCATACTCATACGCATACATCGCAGCTGCCATCGCAGCTACCGCCGCTTGCTGCACCACGTGGTTTGGCACCATATCCGCCTCCGCATCTAGATCCCCGACCTATGCCGCCGTTTCCTCTTGCTCGTGGACCTGGTCCTCTCCATCAACCGCCACCGCAGCCCTATCGCACGCCATACCCCGATTATTTCAATAGTCCTTATGGACCACCCCCGCTGCCTCCTCCTGGTCACCCGCGACCTTGA
- a CDS encoding putative C2H2 finger domain protein (transcript_id=CADANIAT00004663), which produces MGKKRRSPTLEEVLARPWCYYCERDFDDLKILISHQKAKHFKCERCGRRLNTAGGLSVHMSQVHKEQLTAVDNALSNRSSLDVEIFGMEGVPEDAIQSHNQRVIAQFQQSEAERQAITGNPPSGASSSSGQPAKKPKVENISDLKKRLAEHKAKKAEARAGGSSGEATPVGAGQTPNVPGFAQQPTTVAPTQTFSYPQPYGGAGSPYQATASPVYPNYSPGQPQFPTPTQYSTPAGYSPQPVPVFGNTPPQLQQQPPPAVNSPQTTFAPRSGSLPTAPSLPQRPAVGAPQVNAYQLQQMHMGHPLPGTAVPGPANGEKPEATAISSSIDDLISGAAKQADQAAAATAKPAESAEEKPSKKDKSKQSRLVYSDNETSPEEKMARLPRYAFNPDHRTETTLQELPASVVVGQVPMSEATVMPTP; this is translated from the exons atgggaaagaaaagaCGCAGCCCCACTTTGGAAGAGGTTCTCGCTCGCCCTTGGTGTTATTACTGCGAGCGCGATTTCGATGACCTCAAGATTCTCATCTCACATCAGAAGGCGAAACACTTTAAATGTGAGAGATGTGGCAGAAGACTCAATACAGCAGGAG GGCTGTCTGTTCACATGAGTCAAGTACACAAGGAGCAACTTACCGCCGTCGACAATGCACTATCTAACCGGTCGAGTCTGGATGTCGAGATATTCGGAATGGAGGGTGTTCCAGAGGATGCCATTCAATCGCATAACCAGCGCGTTATTGCTCAATTCCAGCAATCAGAGGCAGAGCGACAGGCAATAACGGGAAACCCGCCGTCCGGAGCATCGAGCTCCAGCGGCCAACCTGCAAAGAAACCAAAGGTTGAGAACATATCAGATTTGAAGAAGCGACTCGCAGAGCACAAGGCGAAGAAAGCGGAGGCCCGAGCTGGAGGAAGCAGTGGCGAAGCAACTCCTGTCGGTGCAGGCCAGACTCCCAATGTGCCCGGATTC GCACAACAACCAACGACTGTTGCTCCTACGCAAACGTTTTCTTACCCTCAACCGTATGGCGGGGCTGGTTCCCCTTACCAGGCAACGGCAAGTCCTGTTTACCCAAATTATTCCCCCGGGCAACCGCAGTTCCCTACTCCTACGCAATACTCTACTCCTGCTGGTTACTCGCCCCAACCAGTTCCAGTTTTTGGAAACACACCGCCGCAGTTGCAACAACAGCCGCCTCCGGCGGTCAACAGCCCGCAAACCACATTTGCGCCTCGATCGGGAAGCCTACCCACGGCGCCGAGTCTCCCGCAACGACCCGCTGTCGGTGCTCCTCAAGTCAACGCATATCAGTTACAACAGATGCATATGGGCCACCCTCTTCCGGGGACGGCTGTGCCCGGCCCTGCCAATGGCGAGAAGCCCGAAGCTACGGCGATTTCGTCTTCGATTGACGATCTTATCTCTGGAGCTGCCAAACAAGCTGATcaggcggcggcagcgaccGCCAAACCTGCGGAGAGCGCAGAGGAAAAACCGAGTAAGAAAGATAAGTCGAAGCAGTCACGGTTGGTGTATTCAGATAACGAGACCAGCccggaggagaagatggcaagaTTGCCAAGGTACGCATTCAATCCTGATCATCGGACGGAGACGACGCTTCAAGAGCTTCCTGCGTCAGTAGTCGTCGGGCAAGTTCCCATGTCAGAGGCCACGGTCATGCCGACGCCATGA
- a CDS encoding TMEM14 family protein (transcript_id=CADANIAT00004664), with translation MSQATPTTSALTLSLLTSLGGIIGYSRTGSVPSIIAGLSVGTLYLFSFLRLRSGQTYGEEIGLLASVVLGGASIPRAIRLRKLVPVVLSFLAIYGIVVFGGAVRRKV, from the exons ATG TCTCAGGCCACCCCAACAACCTCCGCCCTAactctctcccttctcacCAGTCTCGGCGGAATAATCGGCTATTCGCGCACCGGCTCAGTCCCCTCCATAATCGCCGGTTTATCCGTCGGGACTCTCTATCTGTTTTCCTTCCTCCGATTGCGCAGCGGCCAAACATACGGCGAGGAGATCGGCCTTCTCGCATCTGTTGTGCTGGGCGGTGCATCGATTCCGAGGGCGATTCGGCTGAGGAAACTTGTACCGGTTGTTCTGAGTTTTCTAGCGATCTATGGTATTGTGGTTTTTGGGGGAGCGGTTAGGAGAAAGGTTTAA